The following proteins are co-located in the Desulfovibrio legallii genome:
- a CDS encoding transposase, whose product AAHWRHIRTNNPLERLNREIRRRTRVVGSFPDGHAALMLVAARLRYMAGQKWGTQRYLCMSREEAE is encoded by the coding sequence CCGCCGCGCACTGGCGGCATATTCGGACAAATAACCCGCTCGAAAGGCTGAATCGTGAAATTCGGCGGCGAACGCGGGTGGTGGGGAGCTTTCCCGATGGGCACGCGGCCTTAATGCTGGTAGCGGCCCGGCTGCGCTATATGGCGGGCCAGAAATGGGGCACACAGCGGTATCTGTGCATGTCCAGGGAGGAAGCAGAATAG
- a CDS encoding P-II family nitrogen regulator, producing the protein MKLIIVYTRPESLQAVKQELYQHEIYAMSITNILGAGRQKGYVELYRGISTEVNLLKKVRIELAVPEEKAKAALEAIMTGARTGKEGDGVVFVLDMAESYRIRTGESM; encoded by the coding sequence ATGAAGCTCATTATCGTCTATACCCGTCCTGAAAGCCTCCAGGCTGTAAAACAGGAATTGTACCAACACGAAATCTACGCCATGTCCATCACCAACATCCTGGGAGCCGGCCGGCAGAAAGGCTATGTGGAGCTCTACCGCGGTATCTCCACCGAGGTGAACCTGCTGAAAAAGGTCCGCATCGAGCTGGCCGTGCCGGAAGAGAAGGCCAAGGCGGCCCTGGAGGCCATCATGACCGGGGCGCGCACGGGCAAGGAAGGCGACGGCGTGGTGTTTGTCCTGGATATGGCGGAAAGCTACCGCATCAGGACAGGAGAAAGCATGTAG
- a CDS encoding ammonium transporter: MKGLCTIGRKLGIGVPLCLCLLLPELAHAAEEAPALMPQAAGNTLWTLLGGILVMFMQAGFALVECGLTRAKNAANIIMKNVLDFAMGGILFFAIGFGLMFGSSHGGFIGSSLFFLGGADASTADGMWNLTFWFFQAMFCATSATIVSGSIAERTKFSSYLIGSALVSAFIYPISGHWSWNSLLGGSGGWLGNMGFIDFAGSSVVHSVGGWIAFAGAIVVGPRLGKYDKNGKARAIPGHNLPMAALGVFILWFAWFGFNCGSTTVADGTIGYIAVNTCLAACAGTLGAMFTIWFKTGKPDPSMTLNGCLAGLVGITAGCFEVSPVGSIIIGFLAGILVVYSVLFIDQVLKVDDPVGAVSVHGVCGAFGTLMVGLFAAPGYGTATGLLYGGSIKLLFIQMLGVVVYFAWAFGMGFIMFKIVSALFGMRVSQEEELKGLDITEHKADAYSGFQIFSNE, encoded by the coding sequence ATGAAGGGTTTATGCACCATCGGGCGGAAACTGGGGATCGGCGTTCCGCTCTGCCTGTGCCTGCTGCTGCCGGAACTGGCTCACGCGGCTGAGGAAGCCCCCGCGCTCATGCCCCAGGCTGCGGGCAACACCTTATGGACGCTGCTGGGCGGCATCCTGGTCATGTTTATGCAGGCGGGCTTCGCGCTGGTGGAATGCGGCCTTACCCGGGCCAAAAACGCGGCCAACATCATTATGAAGAACGTGCTGGACTTTGCCATGGGCGGCATCCTGTTCTTCGCCATCGGCTTCGGCCTCATGTTTGGCAGCTCCCACGGCGGCTTTATCGGCAGCTCGCTCTTCTTCCTGGGCGGCGCGGACGCCAGCACCGCCGACGGCATGTGGAACCTGACCTTCTGGTTCTTCCAGGCCATGTTCTGCGCCACCTCGGCCACCATCGTTTCCGGCTCCATTGCGGAGCGCACCAAGTTCAGCTCCTACCTCATCGGCAGCGCCCTGGTCTCTGCCTTCATCTACCCCATCAGCGGGCACTGGTCGTGGAATTCGCTGCTGGGCGGCAGCGGCGGCTGGCTGGGCAACATGGGCTTTATCGACTTTGCCGGTTCCTCTGTGGTGCACTCCGTGGGCGGCTGGATCGCCTTTGCCGGCGCCATCGTGGTGGGCCCGCGCCTGGGCAAGTATGACAAAAACGGCAAGGCCCGCGCCATCCCCGGCCACAATCTGCCCATGGCGGCCCTGGGCGTGTTCATCCTCTGGTTTGCCTGGTTCGGCTTCAACTGCGGCTCCACCACCGTGGCGGACGGCACCATCGGCTACATCGCCGTCAATACCTGCCTGGCCGCCTGCGCGGGCACCCTGGGCGCCATGTTCACCATCTGGTTCAAGACGGGCAAGCCCGATCCTTCCATGACCCTCAACGGCTGCCTGGCGGGCCTGGTGGGCATCACGGCGGGCTGCTTTGAAGTCTCGCCCGTGGGCTCCATCATCATCGGCTTCCTGGCGGGCATTCTGGTAGTCTACTCCGTGCTCTTCATCGATCAGGTGCTCAAGGTGGACGACCCCGTGGGCGCGGTTTCCGTGCACGGCGTGTGCGGCGCTTTCGGCACGCTGATGGTGGGCCTCTTTGCGGCCCCCGGCTACGGCACGGCCACCGGCCTGCTCTACGGCGGCAGCATCAAACTTCTGTTCATCCAGATGCTGGGCGTGGTCGTTTATTTTGCCTGGGCCTTCGGCATGGGCTTCATCATGTTCAAAATCGTCTCCGCCCTCTTCGGCATGCGCGTCAGCCAGGAGGAAGAACTCAAGGGTCTGGACATCACCGAACACAAAGCCGACGCCTACAGCGGCTTCCAGATCTTCTCCAACGAATAA
- a CDS encoding FprA family A-type flavoprotein, with protein sequence MQPVEIKKDIYWVGFVDYDHRDFHGYSRSPDGSTYNAYLIKDEKNALLDTVAPGCHSTLLCRMAQVLEPQKVDYIICNHLELDHSGSLEVLVERCKPEKIFVSQTGLKSLAGYFNAKDWPVQAVKTGDRISLGKRSVVFQETRMLHWPDSMVSYIPEEKLLVSNDIFGQNIASSARFVDEFGDMGEFWRRVKEYYYNIVLPYSPMTLKALPIVESLDVDMIAPDHGLIHRGPEAVRAIIDMYRTMAEQKPQQRALIFYDTMWQSTETMAYAVGSGLEEAGVPVRLMSVKHNHHSAVMTELADCGAVLAGSPTHNNTVLPLVAAQLTYMKGLRPQNRVGGAFGSFGWSGEGPKFLQEQLAAMHMEMPCEPVKCMWRPDHEALAACHQLGKTVGETLKKKCQG encoded by the coding sequence ATGCAACCGGTAGAGATCAAAAAAGACATTTACTGGGTCGGCTTTGTGGATTATGACCATCGGGATTTCCACGGCTATTCCCGCTCGCCCGACGGCTCCACCTACAACGCCTACCTCATCAAGGACGAAAAAAACGCCCTGCTGGATACCGTGGCCCCAGGCTGCCACAGCACGCTGCTCTGCCGCATGGCCCAGGTGCTGGAACCACAGAAGGTGGACTACATCATCTGCAACCACCTGGAGCTGGACCACTCCGGCTCGCTGGAAGTTCTGGTGGAGCGCTGCAAGCCCGAAAAAATCTTCGTCTCCCAGACGGGCCTCAAATCCCTGGCCGGCTACTTCAATGCCAAGGACTGGCCCGTGCAGGCCGTCAAAACCGGCGACCGCATCAGCCTCGGCAAGCGCAGCGTGGTCTTTCAGGAAACCCGCATGCTCCACTGGCCGGACAGCATGGTCTCCTACATCCCTGAAGAAAAGCTCCTGGTGAGCAACGACATCTTCGGCCAGAACATCGCGAGCTCTGCCCGTTTTGTGGACGAATTCGGCGACATGGGCGAATTCTGGCGGCGGGTGAAGGAATACTACTACAACATCGTGCTGCCCTATTCCCCCATGACCCTCAAGGCCCTGCCCATTGTGGAAAGCCTGGACGTGGACATGATCGCCCCGGACCACGGCCTCATCCACCGCGGGCCCGAAGCCGTGCGCGCCATTATCGACATGTACCGCACCATGGCCGAGCAGAAGCCCCAGCAGCGCGCCCTCATTTTTTACGACACCATGTGGCAATCCACGGAGACCATGGCCTACGCCGTGGGCAGCGGCCTGGAAGAGGCGGGCGTGCCCGTGCGCCTTATGTCCGTAAAGCATAACCACCACAGCGCCGTCATGACGGAGCTCGCCGACTGCGGCGCGGTGCTGGCGGGCTCCCCCACCCACAACAACACCGTGCTGCCCCTGGTGGCCGCGCAGCTCACCTACATGAAGGGCCTGCGGCCCCAGAACCGCGTGGGCGGCGCGTTCGGCTCCTTCGGCTGGTCCGGCGAGGGCCCCAAATTCCTGCAGGAACAGCTGGCCGCCATGCACATGGAAATGCCCTGCGAACCCGTCAAATGCATGTGGCGGCCCGACCACGAGGCCCTGGCCGCCTGCCATCAGCTGGGCAAAACCGTGGGCGAGACGCTCAAAAAGAAGTGCCAGGGCTAA
- a CDS encoding rubredoxin, which produces MQKYVCGVCGYEYDPAENDNVAFEDLPEDWCCPVCGVGKDQFNPA; this is translated from the coding sequence ATGCAAAAGTATGTTTGCGGTGTCTGTGGCTACGAGTATGACCCCGCCGAAAACGACAACGTGGCCTTTGAAGATCTGCCCGAAGATTGGTGCTGCCCGGTGTGCGGCGTGGGCAAAGACCAGTTCAACCCGGCCTAG
- a CDS encoding desulfoferrodoxin: MPKHLEVYKCVHCGNIVEVLHGGGADIVCCGEPMKLMKEGATDGALEKHVPVIEKVDGGYKVKVGSVPHPMEEKHWIEWIELLADGRSYTKFLNPGDAPEAFFAIDAAKVTAREFCNLHGHWKAEN, from the coding sequence ATGCCCAAGCATCTGGAAGTGTATAAGTGCGTTCACTGCGGCAACATTGTGGAAGTGCTCCACGGCGGCGGCGCTGACATCGTCTGTTGCGGCGAGCCCATGAAGCTCATGAAAGAAGGCGCCACCGACGGCGCTTTGGAAAAACATGTGCCGGTCATCGAGAAGGTGGACGGCGGCTACAAGGTCAAGGTGGGCAGCGTGCCCCATCCCATGGAAGAAAAGCACTGGATTGAATGGATCGAGCTGCTGGCCGACGGCCGCAGCTACACCAAGTTTCTCAATCCCGGCGACGCGCCCGAGGCCTTCTTCGCCATCGACGCCGCCAAGGTGACCGCCCGCGAGTTCTGCAACCTGCACGGCCATTGGAAGGCCGAAAACTGA
- a CDS encoding 4Fe-4S dicluster domain-containing protein, whose translation MTEHIQVIPDKCRACRRCEVACIAAHHGISFKEAMKHRDEMVARVQVVKAEGFKTTVRCHQCNPAPCVNVCPAGALQQDKEGRVIMRVQYCLACKMCIAACPYGTISMDTIGMPDVDAEGGETIAQRSRREVAVRCDMCRAWRMENGKKITACMEACPAHALALVLADGSVVEAPAPAKAVKPAPAKAADPAGEAQPAA comes from the coding sequence ATGACTGAACACATCCAGGTCATACCAGACAAATGCCGCGCCTGCCGGCGCTGTGAGGTGGCCTGTATCGCCGCCCACCACGGTATATCCTTCAAAGAGGCCATGAAGCACCGCGACGAAATGGTGGCCCGCGTGCAGGTGGTCAAGGCCGAAGGCTTCAAAACCACCGTGCGCTGCCACCAGTGCAACCCCGCGCCCTGCGTCAACGTCTGCCCCGCGGGCGCCCTGCAGCAGGACAAGGAAGGCCGCGTCATCATGCGCGTGCAGTACTGCCTGGCCTGCAAAATGTGCATCGCCGCCTGCCCCTACGGCACCATCAGCATGGACACCATCGGCATGCCCGACGTGGATGCGGAAGGCGGCGAAACCATTGCCCAGCGCTCCCGCCGCGAGGTGGCCGTGCGCTGCGACATGTGCCGGGCCTGGCGCATGGAAAACGGCAAAAAGATCACCGCCTGCATGGAAGCCTGCCCGGCCCACGCGCTTGCTCTGGTGCTGGCCGACGGCTCCGTAGTGGAAGCGCCAGCGCCCGCCAAGGCGGTCAAGCCTGCGCCCGCCAAAGCGGCGGATCCGGCCGGGGAAGCCCAGCCTGCGGCTTAG
- a CDS encoding hydrogenase maturation nickel metallochaperone HypA/HybF — protein sequence MHEASLVQGLLDMTLTAVREHNAAHPEAPVTRVEEVRCELGLLSCVEPQTLTACFELFAEGTPAEGARLALETAPLPCRCQTCGHNFTLTQRRFACPRCGGENIHCDGGHGLTLLALHVAAEEPDHD from the coding sequence ATGCACGAGGCGAGTCTGGTGCAAGGGCTGCTGGACATGACCCTTACCGCCGTGCGGGAGCACAACGCGGCCCACCCCGAAGCGCCCGTGACCCGCGTGGAGGAAGTGCGCTGCGAACTGGGCCTGCTGAGCTGCGTGGAGCCGCAGACCCTTACCGCCTGCTTCGAGCTTTTTGCCGAAGGCACCCCGGCGGAAGGGGCCCGGCTGGCGCTGGAGACAGCCCCCCTGCCCTGCCGCTGCCAGACCTGTGGCCACAACTTTACCCTGACGCAACGGCGCTTTGCCTGCCCCCGTTGCGGTGGCGAAAACATCCATTGCGACGGCGGCCACGGCCTTACCCTCCTGGCTCTGCACGTCGCCGCCGAGGAACCGGACCATGACTGA